Genomic window (Pseudovibrio brasiliensis):
ATTACGCACCTTGGCCAGAACATCGACAGCCAATCCCCTCGCCTGATCTGGTGTCAGCTCCCCGTATTTTCCAAGGGTCAGACGGCGTGAGCGGCCTTCTAGTGTGCGATATTGAACAATGAAGGTTTTGCGCCCGGTTGGCGCCACCTGCAGCCCAAATCCCGAAAGCTTTCCATCCCAGACGAAGTACTTCTTCGCTGTTGGCTTTGCTGCATCGACCGTCCGTTTCGTAACATTGGGCATTAGACAAAACTCTCCCGCTGACGGCCCATGACAAGAGCCGCCCCACATGCGAAAATAGAAGTTAAAAGTATTCCCCGAATGCTGCTGTTTCTGACGGCCTGACAGCTTGTGACGACCTTTTGGGGTTTCTATTGGCCCTATGCAGAACACGGCCCTAACCCCTTATAGATCGCTTGCGCTGTGCCTGCCGATTTTGGTCAGCATATTGTAAGCAAATGTACGAGTTTCACGGCGAAATGCAAGGTAGGCAGGAGCAAATAATTTCCTACAACTCATTGATTCATAGTACTGAATCGTAGTAGAGTGTAAGTGGACGTGAGTTGCAAATTGCAACTTGTAATCAGGGGGTCGCAGGTTCGATCCCTGCTGCCGGCACCACCTTCGCTCTTGATTTTATAAGAGAGTTTCAAAACCTCGCTCGGGAGGCTTTTTGCTTTTCTGGTCAAGCACTTTCTCAAGCACAAACAGCTTCCTTCACACTACCTCTCATCATCCAAATCAATCGGCTCACTATCGAACGAGAGGCCGGGAACCAGTGTTGCGTTGCCATCCTCGTCCTTCTTCTCAGCCAATGAGAGGTAGAGAGTTCCAAGTGAACCAACCTCACTGATCTCAAAAAGATAAGGATCCTCTGGAGTTCCTTTCCCGGTTGGATGATCAATTTTGCCGGTGGCGAGTCCAACCAGGGCTGCGCCCCAGGCCTTAAGGGTTTTGCGATTGCCAGCCACTTTTTGCATCCAGTCTGCGATGGTTTCAGGCACATCTCCGCCGTTCGTGATGAGAGACAGCCAGTCGATGGCGGGTACCTCTCCCAGATCGCCAACATGTCCACCAAAGCCAATCGCTGGAAAGAGAAGCGGGTTCCATTTGCTGAGTATTTCAGCGGGATCATCCACGGCCTTATCAGCATCTGTTCTTAGCGCGTGCAAGGCATCCTTCAAACAGGTGTTGAGATCTTTATTGATTGTCTTCAATTGCTTACGTAGCTGCGCAACTGGGTCTTTTAGCCAATCTTTGTTGAGCTTGTACTCTTTTGAGTCTTTGCCCTCCGGGATCAACAGACCAACAAGAAGTCCAAACTCCAAAGTGGCAGCATCCAGTTCATGCGCTCCTATTGTTTTTCTCACATCAAGTTCCTCACGGTATCTGCATTAGGCATCATGAGAGGAAAGACGAGAGCCTGACTGCTCCGTGAGGTAAAGCATTGGCGAGGTGCCAATCATAGTTAAAGAACTCAAAGCTCAGCCCCAGTAGAACCCCGATAATAGGTATGGAAACTGCTAAAACTCTCTGAGAACTCTCAGATTCCGCTTAGGTGCAGACTTACCCAAACTTCAAGAGGCAACGCCAACTATTGCATTTTTTGGCTAGATAATAGTTACAAGTATTACCCAAGGCACAAACATACGCTCCCCCAAATGAGGAGGCTGTAATGAGCTTAGAAAATCCCAATGCTGGTGAAGACGTCAATGCTCTTGAGGGGATCATGAGCACCTATCAGTCAGAGATTAGAGACAACACCATTTTGCAGGCTGAGCTGGTCAAACTGAAAGACTTTCTGGAACACAGCGGTGAGCATTCACTAAAAGAGCGGCTACAGGTCTTTGAACATATTCTGGAAGAGCTTCAGGAGACCTCAGGTGATCACCTGCGCATGACGGAGGAAAGCCCACAGCTGGACCATCACGAGATGGAAAGCAACCGTCATTTGAATGAACAGGAAACCCTGAGAGACGCGCTCAATCGCTTCGGTTCCCGTTACCTCAATTAAGCACACAGCATAGGCAGTACCGCGTACGACCCAGCACGTAGCACTGCGGTTTTGGATTGACCATCCCTGCCCTTCGTATCATGCCTAAAAGCAGGACGCGGAGGCCGCCATGCATGTGCTGCGAGATCTTATATTAGAAAACGAAAACACCCTGATAGATCGCATCTTCTTTTACGCAAAAAATCAAGGTTACACCCAATATACTGCAACGCTTCGGGAAGCATGGCGTGTATCCGTAGAGGGCCTCTCAAGATCCATTGTAAAAGCAATGGAGGCCTACGATAAGCCTCCAGAAATAGATGTCAGCTCAGACTTCTCCAGCCACCCTTTTGCTGCATTTGGCGTAGAACAAGCCAGAAGCCACCGATCCAGAGGAGTAACATTAGGTTACTTCCTCGGCCTGACAAAGTACTACCGCAGCGCCTATATGGATCTCATTGAATCTCAAAGTTTTTCGGTGTCTAAGAAAGCTCAGTACCGTTCTTATCTGCTACGCTATTTCGATTTCATGGAGCTTGGTTTTTCTACAGAATGGAGCGGTGTTGCAGAAGAGACAAAGCTGCATGAAGCCTATGAAGAAAATCGCCGCATCACCAATGAGAAGAACAAGTACCTCACCATTCTGGAAAGCCTGAGCGATCCTATCGTGTTGATGGATGAAAACGGCAAGGTCAATGATCTCAACTATGCGGCTCAGGCAGTTTTTTGCGGTCTGCAGAGTACCAAGATCAAATACGTCAACGAAGCAACGCGCGATGTGCTGACCAAACAGCTACAACCTTACCTGCCTCAGGAACTGGAAAGCTGTTTTACAGATGTCACGCTCGATACCGCTGTTGGTCCACGCGTCTTCGACATCCGTGCCCAGCACATCGTAGATTTCAGCCGTAAGTTCCCCGGCATGATCCTCATCCTCAACGATGTCACCGATCATAAAAAGGCAAAGGAAGAAGCCGAAGCGGCCAACAGTGCCAAGTCCACCTTCCTCGCATCCATGAGTCATGAAATCAGAACGCCATTGAATGGGGTACTTGGACTGGCAGATCTCCTGAAGGACACAGGCCTTAAGCCAGAGCAGCATCGCTACCTGGATGGCATCATATCCTCAAGTGAGATGCTACGTTCCATTCTCAACGATGTGCTGGACTACTCCAAGGTGGAAGCAGGTTCTCTCGAGTTGGAGACAGTCGATTTCAAAATCCGGCAAGTCATCAAGCAAGTGGTGGATCTGACAAGACAGCAAGCCGAAGACAAAGGCCTTGAACTACGGATCGTCTTCCACGCACACGTGCCTGAAATCCTGCGTGCCGACCCGACCAAAATCCGGCAGGTCCTTCTGAATTTCGTCAGCAATGCCATCAAGTTCACCAATGAAGGCTCAATCACCATCAGCGTGCATATCCCAATAAGCCAGATCAGGCGCGCGCGCTGTTTGCAGATCATGGTGAAAGACACAGGCGTGGGGCTGCCAGCAGGTGATCACAGCTACCTGTTTGAACCGTTTGTACAGCAAAACGTGGCCACCAACCGGCTTTATGGCGGAACAGGCCTCGGCCTCGCTATCTCAAAACGCCTCGTGAATGCGATGGGTGGCGAGATCGGCTGCAAAGCGAACCAGACACAAGGTGCAATCTTTCACTTCACAGTTCCGTTTTACGAGGCAGATCAGACCGTTAGCATCATCGAAGACAAGCAGGAAACCTGGAAGCCCAAGAAGTTGAAGATCCTTCTGGTGGAAGACAACAAGGTCAATCAGCTTGTCACAGAAGGTTTCTTAGAGAAAGCAGGCCACACCTGTTTCACCGTTGCAAGTGGCGAAGAAGCTTTGTCCCAGCTGCATGAGCACCGGTTCGATTTGGTGCTGATGGACAACCGCATGCCTGGCTTGAGTGGAACAGACACCATCGCCCGCATTCGCGCATCCCATTACCACCATATCTCCAGCATTCCTGTCATCGTTCAAAGCGCCTGTATCTTCCTTGCTGATATTGAAAAGAGTTTCACTGCTGGCGCGGATGGTTTCCTCGGCAAACCCTACTCTCAGGAAGACCTGGAAGATGCCGTTGCCTCCTGCCTTTCCGACAGAGCCATGTTCGCCCGCAAATCCCGCAAAAGTCTGCAGGAGCAGCCAACAGAACTCATTGATACAACAGTGTTACGTGGGCATTTCGACATGTTGGGAGAAAACCGCGCAAAACGCATTATCGATGCATACATGCAAACGTCGCGCTACTTCATTCCAGAGCTACGCAACCTCATCGCAACACAAAATCTGCCCAAGATCAGAGATAAAGCACATAGCATGAAGGGAGCCTCCTACAATGTAGGCCTCACTCATGTCGCAAAGCTCTCCGAGCAACTGGAACAGGCCGCTCAAAAAGAAGAAAAGCATAAAGTCATGGAGATTTTCAACGCTCTGGAGGTCAGCTATACAGCCTCAAAACACAAGCTGAATGAAACCTGGCTCAACTGCCTCACAGAAGCATCAGGTTAGCACACCGTCAGTTAGCACCCGTAAACACGTAACCAACCCCATGCACAGTCCTGATCAGGCTCGGGTCTTTGGGGTTCACTTCAATTTTGCGACGCAGCCGGCCAACAAGCACATCAACCGTACGGTCACTTGGGTCCCACTCCCGATGGTTCAGGTGATCCAGTAGACTATCTCGGGTCAACACACGGCCTTTATTCTCAACCAACGCAGAAAGAAGCTCAAACTCGCCACGAGTTAGACGCACATCCTCCCCTTCCGGCGATTGCAGCCCACGCTTGTCCAAGTCCAGAACCCAGCCTGAGAAACTCAACACGCGCTCATCAACAGCGGCAGGCACCCGCCCTGCCCTCACCCGGCGTAGCAAATTCTTGGAACGAGCCAGCAACTCGCGCGGATTGAACGGCTTGATCACATAGTCATCCGCTTCCATTTCAAGCGCAACAATGCGGTCTACCTCATCCGTACGGCCCGTCACCATGATGATCCCCACATCCGACCGCTTGCGCACCTCCTTCAGCAAAGTCAGGCCATCATCATCTGGCAGCCGGATATCAAGCATGATCAGGTCAACGTCACCGCCCGCAAAGACCGAACGCATTTGCGCACCGTCTTCTGCTTCAGAAACACGGTATCCCTCAGTCTCAAAATATCCGGAAAGAGCGACGCGGCTGGTCAGGTCATCATCAACGACCAGTATATGTGCCTTGTTTGTCATATGCTTGTTGTCGGCTTGTGTGTTTACATCATGTTTACACCATTCTACACCCCGTTCATATTTCCTCCAAACGCTATTTACAACCTTAGTCTAATTCTCTGAGCATTGAACGGACCGACTTGTCCGAGAGTGCAAAAGAGATAAAAGATGAAAATCTGGCGACTCCTGCGGACGAAAACCGCAATATTTCCAATAAGCTTATTACTCATCGGCGCATTTGCGGGTGGCATTGTGTTCTGGGGCGGCTTTCACACCGCGATGGACTACACCAACACGCTGGACTTCTGCGTCTCCTGTCACGAAATGCGCAGTACGGTCTATGAGGAGTACAAGAAGTCTCCGCACTTCTCTAACGCATCCGGCGTTCAGGCGGTCTGTTCAGATTGCCATGTACCCAAGGAAACCTACCCAAAGATCATCCGCAAAATCAAAGCAGCCAAAGAGGTCTACTCCAAGCTCACCGGTAAGATCGACACCAAGGAGAAATTTGAGGCGCACCGCCTGACCATGGCCAAGAGTGTCTGGGCAGAGATGGAAGCCAACGCCTCCCAGCAATGCCGCAACTGCCATAAGCAGGACTCAATGAACTTTGCGAAGCAGCATCCAAAAGCCTCTGAAACCATGCAGAAAGGCTTCAAGGATGGCGAGACCTGCATCTCCTGCCACAAAGGCATTGCCCACAAACTGCCGGATATGTCTCAGGGCTACAAAGCCATGTTCGACGAGTTGCAGGCCCTCTCCGCAAACGAAGGCGCAACCTCCGATCATCTCTACGCAATCACCAGCAAGCCTTTCTTCGTTGAGCAGGCCAAAGCAGAAAGCAACGGCAAGAGCGATGGGCGCTTGATGGGTGGCACGGATGTGACTGTACTTAAGCGCAGTGGTGACCTCCTGAAAGTCCGCATTGCAGGTTGGCAGCAGGATGAAGTCGACCGCGTGATCTATGCACTCAGAGGCCAGCGCATCTTCTCCGCAACTGTCGGCAAAAAGGTCGTCGACAAGATCGAGCGCCTGAAGACGGAAGTGGATCCGGACACCGAACTGACCTGGCATCAGGTTCAGATCGACACCTGGGTTTCCAAGGAGAACCTGATCTCAGAGGGTGATCAGCTCTGGGCATACACCAAGGAAATGTACACTGCAGCCTGCTCCACATGCCATGGCCTGCGTGATCCCGAGCATTTCCTCGCCAACCAGTGGATCGGTTCTCTCAAAGCCATGAAGCGGTTCATCTCACTGGACAAAGAGCAATACCGCATCCTGCAAAAGTACCTGCAGCTCAATGCCAAAGACACAGGTGGGAGTGAAGCTCATGGGTAAGCACGAAACCATCACCTTTTCTAACAGTGACAGATCTCTGGTCTACCGCTGGCTGGCAAGCTTCTTCACCAGCGAAGTGAAAATCGAAACTCTGGAGAGCTATAGCTCTTCGGAGGGCAAAGCCCTTCTGGATGTGTTTGCATTGGCACCAGAGCTCTCCTCTTTCACCAACCAGCTGTCTCAAATGGCGCAGCTTCCAAAAGAAGATTACCAGACACAGGTGCTGGATCTGGCAACCGCCTACTCCCGCCTGTTTCTTGGCGCTGGTGGTTCGCACTCTGCACCTCCCTATGAGTCTGCCTATTACAACGAAAAAGGTACGCTCTTCCAAAAGCCGACGGCGGACATGAACAAGCTCCTGCAGGAACTCGGCATATCCATTGAAAGTTCTTTGAAGGAGCCTGCGGATCATCTCGGCGTACAGCTCAACGTGTTGGCGGAATACATCGACAGGGAAGCTCTGGCAGAAGCCAATGGCGATCAGTCGTCAGCTCAATCACTACATCAAAATCAGATCTGGTTCCTGACAAACCATCTGCTCAACTGGGTGCCTTCCTTCTGCGAAGGCTGCAAACGCTTTGATCCCTCGGGCTTTTATGAGGAGCTGGCTGCCGCTCTCAACACCTGGCTCAGCATGGATCTGGCACGTTTGAACGAAGCAGGCACGACCACCTGACTCTCACCATTTACAACCTGTTTACTCGATTTTACATCCCGTTCAATCAACGCGCGAACCACGTTTACACGCTGTGACTACGGTAACACTCAGAGAAAACAGGCTGTTTTCATCGGGCTACTTGCTCAACTCATCGATTTGTTCTGCCAAAATAAAGGGACAGCAGAGATGTCGAAAATCATTGCAAACTATACGTCTCGTCGTAGCTTCCTGAAGGGCGCTTCCGCACTGGGCGCTCTGGGTGTGCTGGCTCCATCCATCTTCTCACCACGCTTTGCACAAGCAGCAGTCAACGGAGAAGTTCTCTCCGGTTGTCACTGGGGTGCTTTCCGCGCAGTGGTCAAAGATGGTCGCTGGACAGAGGTAAAACCTTGGGAGCAGGATCCGCATCCTAGCCATCAGCTGGCAGGTGTTATGGACTCCGTCTACTCACCATCACGCATCAAGTATCCGATGGTTCGCCGCGCTTATCTTGAAAAAGGCCGCGGAGCAGATGTTGAAGACCGTGGCAGCAACGATTTTGTCCGCGTCAGTTGGGACAAAGCGTTGGATCTGGTGGCTCAGGAACTCAAGTACGCCAAGGCAACACATGGCCCACGCAGCGTCTTCACCGGCACATACGGCTGGAAGAGCGCAGGTAAAATCCATAACAGCCGCAGCCTGCTGCGCCGCCTGATCAACCGCGGCCTGCAAATGCCAAACGTCACCCACACCGGCGACTACTCAACCGGCGCCTCTCAGGTGATCATGCCGCACGTCATGGGCACACTGGAAGTCTACGAACAGCAGACTGTCTGGCCTGTTGTTGTCGAGAATACAGAAGTGCTGGTTGTTTGGGGCGCAGACCCAATCAAGACCAATCAGATCGACTGGCTCATCGCAGACCACGACAGCTACACCTATCTTGAAGAGTTCAAGAAGACCGGCAAAAAAGTCATCTGCATCGACCCACTCAAATCCAAAACCGCAGAGTTCATGGATGCAGAGTGGGTGCAGGTCAAACCACAGACCGACGTTGCATTGATGCTCGGCATGGCACACACGCTCTTTGTTGAAGAGCTGTATGACGTCGACTTCATGGACGAATACACCGCAGGTTTCGACAAATTCCTCCCATATCTGACTGGTGAGACAGATCAGACACCGAAATCTGCTGAATGGGCCTCAGAAATCTGCGGCGTCCCAGCTGATAAGATCAAGGAACTGGCACGCCTGTTCATGGGCAACCGCACCATGCTCACCAGCGGCTGGTCTCTGCAACGTCAGCACCACGGCGAACAGCCTCACTGGATGCTGGTCACACTGGCCTCCATGCTGGGTCAGATCGGCCTGCCAGGCGGTGGCTTCGGTCTTTCCTATCATTACTCCAACGGTGGTACACCAACCTCCGACGGTCCTGCCCTTTCCGGCATGAACGACGGCGGCGCGATGGAAGGATCGGTGTCCATTCCAGTGGCTCGTGTTGTTGAGATGCTTGAACGTCCGGGCGAAGAGTATGACTTCAACGGTACCCGTTACACCTTCCCTGACATCAAGATCGCGTACTGGGCTGGCGGCAACCCGTTCCACCACCATCAGGATCGCAACCGCATGATCAAGGCCTGGCAGAAACTGGAAACAGTGATCGTTCAGGACTACCAGTGGACCGCAACAGCACGCTTTGCTGACATCGTTCTTCCGGCAGCTTCTGCTTATGAACGCAATGACATCGAAGCCATGGGCTCTTACTCCAACAAAGCAACTGTAGCGATGAAGAAGATCGTTGATCCTGTCTTCGAAGCCCGCAGTGAGTATGACATCTTCGTTGATCTGGCAGACCGCCTTGGCAACAAGGAAGCCTACACCGATGGTCGTGACGAAATGGACTGGATCCGTCACTATTACGAGCAAGCTCAAAAACAGGCTGCAAGCAAGAACCTTGAAATGCCTGCGTTCGAGAAGTTCTGGGAAGACGGCATTGTCGTTCATCCAATCTCACAGGCTGCGAAGGAATACGTCCGCTACGCTGACTTCCGCGAAGACCCACTTCTGGAGCCTCTGGGTACACCAACCGGCAAGATCGAAATCTACTCCAAGAACATCGAGAAAATGGGCTACGATGATTGTCCTCCGCACCCAATGTGGATGGAACCACTCGAACGCCTCGATGGTCCGGATGCCAAGTTCCCGATCCACGTCAACACCGGCCATCCAAATGATCGTCTGCACTCGCAGCTCAACGGCACGATCCTTCGCGAGGGGTACGCTGTTGCAGACCGCGAACCATGCATGATCAACCCGAAAGACGCAGAAGCTCGCGGCATCAAGTCCGGTGACGTTATTCGCATCTTCAACGACCGTGGCCAGACACTAGCAGGGGCAATCGTCAGCGAAGACATCATGCCAAACGTCATCCGCCTTTACGAAGGTGGCTGGTATGATCCAGTCGAAGGCGGCAAAGTCGGCAGCCTCTGCGCATACGGTGATGTGAACACCCTCACCCCAGACCTTGGCACCTCCAAGCTGGCACAGGGCAACTGCGGCCATACCGTCATCGCAGACTTCGAAAAATTCGAAGGTGAACTACCAGACGTCAAAGTCTTCACAGCTCCAAAGAACGGATAAATCAGGTTCCGTCTCAACACCAAAAAGGGCTGCCCCGCGCAGCCCTTTTTTGCTTGCCTACTCAATGTACTTGGAGTGCATTTAAGTCGTGATTTAAACCCGACTCTCAGCTTTCAATAACTGTCATCGCACCGCATCAAAACCAGCTATGGCCGATATGGTAGAACGAAATCTGAAATAGTTCTGCGGGGAAGCGATGACAGAAAAACAACAAAACACATCAGCCCATACTCAGGAAAAGATGGCCCGTCGATATGATGACGGACGTGAGCATAAGCATAACAAAGATCATTTGGAGTACGAGCGCGGTCGCAAGAGCCATCCGGCCACTCAGCATGGCGGCGATCCGGAAGGCCACAAACACCCGCATAAAAGCCGTGCCGGAAAAGGCCATTCAGATAACGGCCACCACCGCACCAAGATGCATGACCACAAAGAACACACCAGAGAGCACCACAAGAAAGACGTCCACTGATCTGGCACTCACACAGTGTTCTGTGTGTGCTCCTACTCTCACAAAAACACCCCGGCCATTTCTGATCGGGGTGTTTTAAATTTCTAGTGTGGGATGCGATTAGCTGCCGAGCAGACCGCTCAACATCACCCATACAACTGCCAGCGGAGCAACGATCCGCATGATCCAGGTGAACGCTGCCATCCACTTGAAGTTCAAAGAACCATCATTGCTCAGCTCTTTGCCCATTTTCTCAAGCACGACCCAGCCTGCAAACAGGGAAGTCAGAATACCGCCAATTGGTAGTGTGTAGTTGTCGACCGCATAAACCATGAGGTCGAAGAAGTTCATGCCGAACAGCTTGTACTCACCCCAAACACCCAGTGCGAGGGAACAAGGCACACCAATCAGGAAGATCAGGATACCAACCACAATCGCAGACCACTTGCGCTCAATACCGTATTCTTCTGCAAAGTAGGCGACAGGAATAGCCAGTAGAGAGATAGAAGAGGTCAGCGCTGCAATCAGCAGCATCGCAAAGAAGATGATCTGGAACACGTAGCCACCAATCATCTCACCAAACACGGCTGGCAGAGTGATAAAGGTCAGGCCCGGACCTGCACCTGGATCCATACCAAAGGCAAACACAGCTGGCAGAACCAGCAGGCCACCCAGTACGCCAACAAGCGCCGCAAGGAACACCACCCAGCAGGATGCATTCGGGATGTCTGCGTCTTTGTCCAGATAGGAACCATAGGTGATCATCGCGCCCATACCCAGAGACAAGCTGAAGAACGCCTGACCAAGAGCTGCACGCAGCATTTCACCATTCACCTGAGACCAGTCCGGCACGAGGAAGAACTCAATACCTTCCCATGCACCCGGCAAGGTCACACTGCGAACCACCAGAACCATCAGGAGGATGAACAGCAGAGGCATCAAAACTTTAACAGAGCGCTCAATACCCTGCGCCACACCTGCAATCACGATACCCATGGTCAGAACCATGAACACGCCGTGATAGAAGATCGGTTCCCAAACCGCAGAAACCAGCCCGCCGAACTGCGCTTCCAGCAGCTCTGGCTGAGCAGATTCAATGGTGCCTGCAACACTCTTCACCAGATACGCAATCGTCCAGCCGCCAACGACGGAGTAGAACGACAGGATCATGAAGCCCGTGACCACCCCAATCACACCAGTTGTGGACCAGAGGCTGCCACCCAGTGCGCGGAACGCACCCACAGGGTTCTTCTTCGCTGCACGACCAATAGCGATTTCCGCCATGATCAGCGCCGCGCCGATGGTCGCCATGATGATCAGATAAACCGCCAGAAAAGCGCCGCCGCCCTGGGTACCTGCCAGATATGGAAATTTCCAGATATTACCGAGACCGACTGCAGACCCTGCAGCAGCCATAATGAAGCCGAAGCGGCTTCCCCATTGCTCACGTTTCATTCTTATTGTTGCCAATCAACATGTGATGGTTTGTTTCAATCAAGCGCAAAAGCTTGAAATGAATTCGTTGTTCCAGCTCTTTTGATGAAATTTTTAGCCTTGTTGACCTGACAGATTGTCGCAGGCAAAACTACGTACCCGAAAAAATAAGCGTTTTCTACGAGT
Coding sequences:
- a CDS encoding NapC/NirT family cytochrome c, with translation MKIWRLLRTKTAIFPISLLLIGAFAGGIVFWGGFHTAMDYTNTLDFCVSCHEMRSTVYEEYKKSPHFSNASGVQAVCSDCHVPKETYPKIIRKIKAAKEVYSKLTGKIDTKEKFEAHRLTMAKSVWAEMEANASQQCRNCHKQDSMNFAKQHPKASETMQKGFKDGETCISCHKGIAHKLPDMSQGYKAMFDELQALSANEGATSDHLYAITSKPFFVEQAKAESNGKSDGRLMGGTDVTVLKRSGDLLKVRIAGWQQDEVDRVIYALRGQRIFSATVGKKVVDKIERLKTEVDPDTELTWHQVQIDTWVSKENLISEGDQLWAYTKEMYTAACSTCHGLRDPEHFLANQWIGSLKAMKRFISLDKEQYRILQKYLQLNAKDTGGSEAHG
- the torD gene encoding molecular chaperone TorD, with the protein product MGKHETITFSNSDRSLVYRWLASFFTSEVKIETLESYSSSEGKALLDVFALAPELSSFTNQLSQMAQLPKEDYQTQVLDLATAYSRLFLGAGGSHSAPPYESAYYNEKGTLFQKPTADMNKLLQELGISIESSLKEPADHLGVQLNVLAEYIDREALAEANGDQSSAQSLHQNQIWFLTNHLLNWVPSFCEGCKRFDPSGFYEELAAALNTWLSMDLARLNEAGTTT
- a CDS encoding ATP-binding protein, producing MHVLRDLILENENTLIDRIFFYAKNQGYTQYTATLREAWRVSVEGLSRSIVKAMEAYDKPPEIDVSSDFSSHPFAAFGVEQARSHRSRGVTLGYFLGLTKYYRSAYMDLIESQSFSVSKKAQYRSYLLRYFDFMELGFSTEWSGVAEETKLHEAYEENRRITNEKNKYLTILESLSDPIVLMDENGKVNDLNYAAQAVFCGLQSTKIKYVNEATRDVLTKQLQPYLPQELESCFTDVTLDTAVGPRVFDIRAQHIVDFSRKFPGMILILNDVTDHKKAKEEAEAANSAKSTFLASMSHEIRTPLNGVLGLADLLKDTGLKPEQHRYLDGIISSSEMLRSILNDVLDYSKVEAGSLELETVDFKIRQVIKQVVDLTRQQAEDKGLELRIVFHAHVPEILRADPTKIRQVLLNFVSNAIKFTNEGSITISVHIPISQIRRARCLQIMVKDTGVGLPAGDHSYLFEPFVQQNVATNRLYGGTGLGLAISKRLVNAMGGEIGCKANQTQGAIFHFTVPFYEADQTVSIIEDKQETWKPKKLKILLVEDNKVNQLVTEGFLEKAGHTCFTVASGEEALSQLHEHRFDLVLMDNRMPGLSGTDTIARIRASHYHHISSIPVIVQSACIFLADIEKSFTAGADGFLGKPYSQEDLEDAVASCLSDRAMFARKSRKSLQEQPTELIDTTVLRGHFDMLGENRAKRIIDAYMQTSRYFIPELRNLIATQNLPKIRDKAHSMKGASYNVGLTHVAKLSEQLEQAAQKEEKHKVMEIFNALEVSYTASKHKLNETWLNCLTEASG
- a CDS encoding sodium-dependent transporter, producing the protein MKREQWGSRFGFIMAAAGSAVGLGNIWKFPYLAGTQGGGAFLAVYLIIMATIGAALIMAEIAIGRAAKKNPVGAFRALGGSLWSTTGVIGVVTGFMILSFYSVVGGWTIAYLVKSVAGTIESAQPELLEAQFGGLVSAVWEPIFYHGVFMVLTMGIVIAGVAQGIERSVKVLMPLLFILLMVLVVRSVTLPGAWEGIEFFLVPDWSQVNGEMLRAALGQAFFSLSLGMGAMITYGSYLDKDADIPNASCWVVFLAALVGVLGGLLVLPAVFAFGMDPGAGPGLTFITLPAVFGEMIGGYVFQIIFFAMLLIAALTSSISLLAIPVAYFAEEYGIERKWSAIVVGILIFLIGVPCSLALGVWGEYKLFGMNFFDLMVYAVDNYTLPIGGILTSLFAGWVVLEKMGKELSNDGSLNFKWMAAFTWIMRIVAPLAVVWVMLSGLLGS
- the torA gene encoding trimethylamine-N-oxide reductase TorA codes for the protein MSKIIANYTSRRSFLKGASALGALGVLAPSIFSPRFAQAAVNGEVLSGCHWGAFRAVVKDGRWTEVKPWEQDPHPSHQLAGVMDSVYSPSRIKYPMVRRAYLEKGRGADVEDRGSNDFVRVSWDKALDLVAQELKYAKATHGPRSVFTGTYGWKSAGKIHNSRSLLRRLINRGLQMPNVTHTGDYSTGASQVIMPHVMGTLEVYEQQTVWPVVVENTEVLVVWGADPIKTNQIDWLIADHDSYTYLEEFKKTGKKVICIDPLKSKTAEFMDAEWVQVKPQTDVALMLGMAHTLFVEELYDVDFMDEYTAGFDKFLPYLTGETDQTPKSAEWASEICGVPADKIKELARLFMGNRTMLTSGWSLQRQHHGEQPHWMLVTLASMLGQIGLPGGGFGLSYHYSNGGTPTSDGPALSGMNDGGAMEGSVSIPVARVVEMLERPGEEYDFNGTRYTFPDIKIAYWAGGNPFHHHQDRNRMIKAWQKLETVIVQDYQWTATARFADIVLPAASAYERNDIEAMGSYSNKATVAMKKIVDPVFEARSEYDIFVDLADRLGNKEAYTDGRDEMDWIRHYYEQAQKQAASKNLEMPAFEKFWEDGIVVHPISQAAKEYVRYADFREDPLLEPLGTPTGKIEIYSKNIEKMGYDDCPPHPMWMEPLERLDGPDAKFPIHVNTGHPNDRLHSQLNGTILREGYAVADREPCMINPKDAEARGIKSGDVIRIFNDRGQTLAGAIVSEDIMPNVIRLYEGGWYDPVEGGKVGSLCAYGDVNTLTPDLGTSKLAQGNCGHTVIADFEKFEGELPDVKVFTAPKNG
- a CDS encoding response regulator, translating into MTNKAHILVVDDDLTSRVALSGYFETEGYRVSEAEDGAQMRSVFAGGDVDLIMLDIRLPDDDGLTLLKEVRKRSDVGIIMVTGRTDEVDRIVALEMEADDYVIKPFNPRELLARSKNLLRRVRAGRVPAAVDERVLSFSGWVLDLDKRGLQSPEGEDVRLTRGEFELLSALVENKGRVLTRDSLLDHLNHREWDPSDRTVDVLVGRLRRKIEVNPKDPSLIRTVHGVGYVFTGAN